In Mycobacterium sp. Aquia_216, a genomic segment contains:
- a CDS encoding circularly permuted type 2 ATP-grasp protein, translated as MALDPVGSSAVPGTSGDRYDADRLLAGYRAARAQEALFDLRPPGSYGAGYDEFLDESGQVRPAWTELADTVAERGRIGLNQLRSVVHSLIDNDGITYTEVDPTSGHALEPRAWSLDTLPIVVSATDWEMLEAGLVQRSRLLDAVLADLYGPRTLLTEGMLPPELVFAHPGYVRAASGIEVPGRHQLFMHGCDLSRLPNGSFEVNADWTQAPSGAGYALADRRVVAHAIPDLYERIAPRPNTPFAQALRLALIDAAPDDAQDPVVVVLSPGIYSETAFDQAYLATLLGFPLVESADLVVRDGKLWMRSLGMLKRVDVVLRRVDALYTDPLDLRADSRLGVVGLVEAQRRGTVTVVNTLGSGILESPGLLRFLPELAERLLGESALLNAAPVYWGGISKERSHLLANLPSLLIKSTVGGETLVGPTLSSAELAEVAARIDDMPWQWAGQELPQFSSAPTDHAGMLSSAGVGMRLFTVAQRSGYAPMIGGVGYVLAPGPAAYSLTTVAAKDVWVRPTERARAETITLPTEAQPVKTAAGTWGVSSPRVLSDLFWIGRYGERAESTARLLMAARDRFHVYRHQQDTEESAVVPVLMAALGHITGSDTGADNDQAEMIAIVPSTLWALTVDPNRPGSLIQAVEGLALAARSVRDQMSNDTWVVLATLERGLAHPPEPPQSLAEADTLLAAAHARTLAGMLTLSGVASESMVRDVGWTMMDIGKRIERGLWLTALLGATLTTVRAAAAEQTIIESTLMACESSVIYRRRTVGQVSVAAVTELMLFDATNPRSLLYQLERLRANLKDLPSASGSSRPERTVEEIGTLLRRSNPADLEVADADGHRAELAELLAAIHVELRDLAAVITETQLTLPGGMQPLWGPDERREMPA; from the coding sequence ATGGCACTCGACCCGGTTGGATCATCGGCGGTTCCTGGTACCTCCGGCGACCGCTACGATGCCGATCGGCTGCTGGCCGGTTACCGGGCGGCGCGCGCCCAGGAAGCACTGTTCGACCTTCGCCCCCCCGGCTCGTACGGGGCCGGCTACGACGAGTTCCTCGACGAAAGCGGCCAGGTGCGCCCCGCCTGGACCGAGCTGGCCGACACGGTCGCCGAACGCGGCCGGATCGGGCTGAATCAGCTGCGCTCGGTGGTGCACAGCCTGATCGACAACGACGGGATCACCTACACCGAGGTCGATCCCACCAGCGGCCACGCGCTGGAACCGCGGGCGTGGAGCCTCGACACCCTGCCGATCGTGGTGTCCGCGACCGACTGGGAGATGCTGGAGGCCGGGCTGGTGCAGCGCTCGCGCCTGCTCGATGCCGTGCTCGCCGACCTGTACGGGCCGCGCACCTTGCTCACCGAGGGCATGCTGCCACCGGAACTGGTATTCGCCCATCCCGGTTACGTGCGCGCGGCCAGCGGAATCGAGGTGCCGGGCCGTCACCAGCTTTTCATGCACGGATGCGATCTCAGCCGGTTGCCGAACGGCAGCTTCGAGGTCAACGCCGACTGGACACAGGCGCCGTCGGGCGCGGGCTACGCGCTGGCCGACCGCCGCGTCGTCGCGCACGCGATTCCCGATCTCTACGAGCGAATTGCGCCGCGGCCCAACACACCGTTCGCGCAGGCGCTGCGGCTGGCGCTGATCGACGCCGCACCCGACGACGCCCAGGACCCGGTGGTGGTGGTGCTCAGCCCGGGCATCTACTCGGAGACGGCCTTCGATCAGGCCTATCTCGCTACGCTGCTGGGTTTTCCGCTGGTGGAAAGTGCCGATTTGGTGGTCCGCGACGGCAAATTGTGGATGCGCTCGCTGGGGATGCTGAAACGCGTCGACGTGGTTCTTCGCCGCGTCGACGCGCTCTACACCGACCCGCTCGATCTACGCGCCGATTCCCGGCTCGGGGTGGTCGGTTTGGTGGAGGCGCAACGCCGCGGCACGGTCACCGTCGTCAACACGTTGGGTAGCGGAATCCTGGAAAGCCCTGGGCTGCTGCGGTTTCTGCCCGAATTGGCCGAACGGCTGCTCGGCGAGTCTGCGCTACTGAACGCCGCGCCGGTGTACTGGGGCGGTATCAGCAAGGAACGCTCGCACCTGCTGGCCAACCTCCCGTCGCTGTTGATCAAATCCACTGTCGGCGGGGAAACCCTTGTCGGACCGACACTTTCGTCGGCTGAGCTGGCCGAGGTAGCGGCGCGCATCGATGACATGCCGTGGCAGTGGGCCGGGCAGGAGCTGCCCCAGTTCTCCTCGGCACCGACCGACCACGCCGGTATGTTGTCGTCGGCCGGCGTCGGCATGCGGTTGTTCACCGTCGCCCAACGCAGCGGCTACGCCCCGATGATCGGCGGTGTCGGCTACGTCCTGGCGCCCGGACCCGCGGCATACTCACTGACAACTGTTGCGGCAAAGGATGTTTGGGTCCGTCCGACGGAACGCGCCCGAGCCGAGACCATCACGCTGCCGACCGAGGCGCAGCCGGTGAAGACCGCCGCGGGCACGTGGGGAGTCAGCTCGCCACGCGTGCTGTCCGACCTGTTCTGGATCGGACGCTACGGCGAGCGCGCGGAGAGCACGGCCCGGCTGCTGATGGCCGCCCGCGACCGCTTCCACGTCTACCGGCATCAGCAGGACACGGAAGAGAGCGCAGTCGTGCCCGTGTTGATGGCCGCCCTGGGCCACATCACCGGCAGTGACACCGGAGCCGACAACGACCAGGCCGAGATGATCGCGATCGTCCCGTCGACGCTGTGGGCACTGACCGTCGACCCGAACCGGCCCGGATCGCTGATTCAGGCCGTGGAAGGGCTGGCGCTGGCCGCCAGGTCGGTGCGCGACCAGATGTCCAACGACACCTGGGTGGTGCTGGCCACCCTGGAGCGCGGACTCGCACACCCGCCCGAGCCGCCGCAGTCGCTGGCCGAGGCCGACACCCTGCTCGCCGCCGCGCATGCCCGCACCTTGGCCGGGATGCTGACCCTCTCGGGGGTGGCCAGCGAGTCGATGGTCCGCGACGTGGGCTGGACGATGATGGACATCGGCAAACGGATCGAACGCGGCTTGTGGCTGACCGCGCTGCTGGGTGCCACGCTCACGACGGTCCGTGCCGCGGCCGCCGAGCAGACGATCATCGAGTCGACGCTGATGGCCTGCGAATCATCGGTCATCTACCGCCGTCGCACCGTCGGCCAGGTCAGTGTCGCGGCGGTGACCGAACTGATGCTGTTCGACGCCACCAACCCGCGGTCGTTGCTCTATCAGCTGGAGCGGTTGCGGGCCAACCTCAAGGACCTGCCCAGCGCGTCGGGGTCATCGCGCCCGGAGCGCACGGTGGAGGAGATCGGCACGCTGCTGCGCCGGTCGAACCCCGCCGACCTGGAGGTGGCCGACGCCGACGGGCACCGCGCCGAGCTGGCCGAGCTGCTCGCCGCGATCCACGTCGAGCTGCGCGATCTGGCCGCGGTCATCACCGAGACGCAGTTGACCCTGCCCGGCGGCATGCAGCCGCTGTGGGGCCCCGACGAACGACGGGAGATGCCTGCCTAG
- a CDS encoding transglutaminase family protein, with protein sequence MSIKVALEHRTSYTFDRLVRVFPHVVRLRPAPHSRTPIEAYSLRIEPADHFINWQQDALGNFLARLVFPNPMRQLTITVGLIADLKVINPFDFFIEEWAETWPPASGLIYPKALAEDLKPYLRPVDEDPEGSGPGELAQAWVRNFSVPDGTRTIDFLVALNRAVNADVAYSLRMEPGVQTPDFTLRSGVGSCRDSAWLLVSILRQFGLAARFVSGYLVQLASDIKALDGPSGPAADFTDLHAWTEVYIPGAGWIGLDPTSGLFAGEGHIPLVASPHPSGAAPISGSTDRCETTLEFSNTVTRIHEDPRVTLPYTDAAWETICAVGRRVDEQLAAGDVRLTVGGEPTFVSVDNQVDEEWTTAADGPHKRERASELAARLKSVWAPQALIHRGQGRWYPGEPLPRWQIALYWRTDGVPMWSDDTLLADPWTPEPARSTADSETAYEVLAGVAENLGLPLSQVRPAFEDPLARVAAKVRLPIGDAVQAGDDLSADDAAARAALLARLDETTTAPAAYVLPLHRRDDDLGWASANWRLRRGRVVLLEGDSPAGLRLPLSSISWKAPRPTFDVDPTAPRGALPAEATSAEAVDDDSAPPTAMVAEARDGLLYLFIPPTEALEHFVDLIARVEAAAAKARSPVVIEGYGPPPDPRLQSTTITPDPGVIEVNIAPTASFDEQRQQLETLYEQARLARLATESFDVDGSHGGTGGGNHITLGGVTPADSPLLRRPDLLVSLLTYWQRHPSLSYLFAGRFVGTTSQAPRVDEGRADALYELEIAFAEIARLSASKDGRPQPWVTDRALRHLLTDITGNTHRAEFCIDKLYSPDSPRGRLGLLELRGFEMPPHLRMAMVQSLLVRSLVAWFWDEPLRAPLIRHGANLHGRYLLPHFLIHDIADVAADLRAHGIAFETSWLDPFTEFRFPRIGTAVFDGVEIELRGAIEPWNTLGEESTATGTARYVDSSVERLQIRIIGADRHRYVVTCNGYPVPLLATDNPDIHVGGVRYKAWQPPSALHPTITTDVPLQFELVDVTSGTARGGCTYHVAHPGGRAYDEPPVNAVEAEARRARRFEATGFTPGKLDLSDIREKQARIFTDIGAPGILDLRRVRTVQQ encoded by the coding sequence ATGAGCATCAAAGTTGCGCTGGAGCATCGCACCAGCTACACCTTTGACCGGCTGGTCAGAGTGTTCCCGCACGTCGTGCGGCTGCGCCCGGCCCCGCACTCGCGCACGCCCATCGAGGCCTACTCGCTGCGCATCGAGCCCGCCGACCACTTCATCAACTGGCAACAAGACGCGCTCGGCAATTTCCTTGCCCGGCTTGTGTTTCCGAACCCTATGCGGCAACTGACCATCACGGTAGGACTCATTGCCGACCTCAAGGTGATCAACCCGTTCGACTTCTTCATCGAAGAATGGGCCGAAACATGGCCTCCCGCTTCGGGGTTGATCTACCCCAAGGCGCTCGCCGAGGACCTCAAGCCGTATCTACGACCGGTCGACGAAGACCCCGAAGGATCCGGGCCCGGAGAGCTCGCGCAGGCATGGGTGCGCAACTTCTCGGTGCCCGACGGCACCCGCACCATCGATTTCCTGGTCGCGCTCAATCGTGCGGTCAACGCCGACGTCGCCTACAGCCTGCGGATGGAACCGGGAGTGCAGACGCCGGATTTCACGCTGCGCTCCGGCGTCGGTTCGTGCCGGGACTCGGCATGGCTGCTGGTATCGATCCTGCGCCAGTTCGGGCTGGCCGCCCGGTTCGTGTCCGGCTACCTGGTGCAGCTGGCCTCCGATATCAAGGCGCTCGACGGGCCGTCGGGCCCCGCCGCCGATTTCACCGACCTGCACGCGTGGACCGAGGTGTACATCCCCGGCGCGGGCTGGATCGGGCTCGATCCGACGTCGGGACTGTTCGCCGGCGAGGGCCACATCCCACTGGTGGCCTCGCCGCATCCGTCGGGCGCGGCACCGATCAGCGGCAGCACCGACCGGTGTGAGACCACCCTGGAGTTCTCCAACACCGTCACCCGCATCCACGAGGACCCGCGCGTCACGCTGCCCTACACCGACGCGGCGTGGGAGACGATCTGCGCGGTCGGCCGGCGCGTCGACGAACAGCTCGCCGCCGGTGACGTCCGGCTGACGGTCGGTGGCGAACCGACGTTCGTGTCGGTGGACAACCAGGTGGACGAGGAGTGGACGACAGCCGCCGACGGCCCGCACAAACGGGAACGTGCCTCCGAGCTGGCCGCCCGGCTGAAATCGGTGTGGGCGCCGCAGGCGCTGATCCATCGCGGACAGGGCCGATGGTATCCGGGAGAGCCGCTGCCGCGCTGGCAGATTGCGCTGTACTGGCGCACCGACGGGGTGCCGATGTGGAGCGACGACACACTGCTGGCCGACCCCTGGACACCAGAGCCGGCGCGTTCGACAGCGGATAGCGAGACGGCCTACGAGGTGCTGGCCGGGGTCGCCGAGAACCTGGGATTGCCCCTGTCCCAGGTGCGTCCGGCCTTCGAGGACCCGTTGGCCAGGGTCGCGGCCAAAGTCCGCCTGCCAATCGGCGATGCGGTCCAGGCCGGCGACGACCTCAGCGCCGACGACGCCGCCGCTCGCGCCGCGCTGCTGGCTCGCCTCGACGAAACCACCACGGCCCCGGCGGCATACGTGCTGCCCCTGCACCGCCGCGACGATGACCTCGGCTGGGCAAGCGCGAACTGGCGGCTGCGCCGCGGCCGCGTCGTGTTGCTCGAGGGAGATTCACCCGCGGGGCTGCGGCTCCCGCTGAGTTCGATCAGCTGGAAGGCGCCGCGACCGACGTTCGACGTCGATCCCACCGCCCCGCGTGGCGCGCTGCCGGCCGAGGCGACCAGCGCGGAGGCGGTCGACGACGACAGCGCGCCGCCGACCGCGATGGTCGCCGAGGCCCGCGACGGGCTGCTGTACCTGTTCATCCCGCCCACCGAGGCGCTGGAACACTTCGTCGACCTGATCGCCCGCGTCGAGGCCGCGGCGGCCAAGGCGCGCAGCCCCGTCGTGATCGAGGGCTACGGCCCACCGCCGGATCCGCGACTGCAGTCGACGACGATCACTCCCGACCCCGGCGTCATCGAAGTCAACATCGCGCCCACCGCCAGTTTCGACGAACAACGACAACAGCTCGAAACCCTTTACGAGCAAGCCCGATTGGCCCGGTTAGCCACGGAGTCGTTCGACGTCGACGGCAGCCACGGCGGCACCGGCGGCGGCAACCACATCACCCTCGGCGGGGTGACGCCGGCCGACTCGCCACTGCTGCGCCGCCCGGATCTGTTGGTTTCGCTGCTGACCTACTGGCAGCGGCACCCCTCGCTGTCGTATCTGTTCGCCGGCCGCTTCGTCGGCACCACCTCGCAGGCTCCCCGGGTCGACGAAGGCCGCGCCGACGCGCTGTACGAACTCGAGATCGCGTTCGCCGAGATCGCCCGGCTCTCGGCTTCCAAGGACGGCCGGCCGCAACCGTGGGTAACCGACCGCGCGCTGCGGCACCTGTTGACCGACATCACCGGCAACACTCATCGCGCCGAATTCTGCATCGACAAGCTCTACAGCCCCGACAGCCCCCGCGGCCGGCTTGGGCTGCTGGAGCTGCGCGGGTTCGAGATGCCGCCCCATCTGCGGATGGCGATGGTGCAGTCGCTGCTGGTGCGTTCGCTGGTGGCCTGGTTCTGGGACGAGCCGCTGCGTGCTCCCCTGATCCGGCACGGCGCCAACCTGCACGGCCGATACCTGTTGCCACACTTTCTGATACACGACATTGCCGACGTGGCCGCCGATCTGCGCGCGCACGGCATCGCGTTCGAGACCAGCTGGCTGGACCCGTTCACCGAATTTCGCTTCCCGCGCATCGGCACCGCCGTCTTCGACGGTGTGGAGATCGAGCTGCGCGGAGCGATCGAGCCGTGGAACACCCTCGGCGAGGAATCCACCGCGACCGGTACCGCCCGCTACGTCGACTCGTCGGTCGAGCGTCTGCAGATCCGCATCATCGGCGCCGACCGGCACCGCTACGTCGTGACCTGCAACGGCTATCCGGTGCCGTTGCTGGCCACCGACAACCCCGACATCCACGTGGGCGGGGTCCGGTACAAGGCGTGGCAGCCGCCCAGCGCGCTACACCCGACGATCACCACCGACGTGCCGTTGCAGTTCGAGCTCGTCGACGTCACGTCCGGAACCGCTCGCGGCGGCTGCACCTATCACGTCGCCCATCCCGGCGGACGCGCCTACGACGAACCACCCGTCAACGCCGTCGAGGCCGAGGCGCGCCGCGCCCGCCGGTTCGAGGCGACCGGCTTCACCCCGGGCAAGCTCGACTTGTCGGACATCCGGGAGAAGCAGGCCCGGATATTCACCGATATCGGCGCGCCGGGCATTCTCGACCTGCGGCGCGTGCGTACCGTGCAGCAGTAA
- a CDS encoding replication-associated recombination protein A: MPETVSDGLFDLPGESRTAPDALAVSAGAPLAVRMRPASLDEVVGQDHLLAPGSPLRRLVEGSGVASAILYGPPGSGKTTLAALVSQATGRRFEALSALSAGVKDVRAVIDSARKALLAGEQTVLFIDEVHRFSKTQQDALLSAVENRVVLLVAATTENPSFSVVAPLLSRSLILQLRPLTADDIRTVVQRAIDDPRGLGGQIGVQPEAVDLVVQLAAGDARRALTALEVAAEAVATGGELTVAAVEQSLDQAAVRYDRDGDQHYDVISAFIKSVRGSDVDAALHYLARMLVAGEDPRFVARRLMILASEDIGMADPTALQIAVAAAQTVALIGMPEAQLTLAHATIHLATAPKSNAVTTALAAAMNDIKAGKAGLVPAQLRDGHYSGAAALGHAQGYKYAHDHPDGVVAQQYPPDELVGVDYYRPTGRGVERGITGRLERLRAIIRGRRG; the protein is encoded by the coding sequence ATGCCTGAAACCGTGTCCGACGGTCTGTTTGACCTCCCCGGCGAATCGCGGACGGCTCCCGATGCCCTGGCCGTGTCGGCCGGTGCGCCGCTGGCGGTGCGGATGCGGCCGGCATCGCTGGACGAGGTCGTCGGGCAGGACCATTTACTGGCACCCGGCTCGCCGCTGCGCCGCCTGGTCGAGGGCTCGGGGGTGGCCTCGGCCATTCTGTACGGCCCGCCGGGAAGCGGGAAGACGACGTTGGCGGCGTTGGTGTCGCAGGCGACCGGACGCAGGTTCGAAGCCCTGTCGGCGTTGTCGGCCGGCGTCAAAGACGTCCGGGCGGTCATAGATAGCGCGCGCAAGGCACTCCTTGCCGGCGAGCAGACGGTGCTGTTCATCGACGAGGTGCACCGGTTCTCCAAAACCCAACAGGACGCGTTGTTGTCCGCGGTGGAGAACCGGGTGGTCCTGTTGGTGGCGGCGACCACCGAGAATCCGTCCTTCTCGGTGGTGGCGCCGTTGCTGTCTCGATCCCTGATCCTGCAGCTGCGGCCGCTGACTGCCGACGACATCCGCACCGTGGTGCAGCGCGCGATCGACGATCCGCGGGGCCTGGGCGGCCAGATCGGCGTGCAGCCCGAGGCCGTCGACCTGGTGGTGCAGTTGGCCGCGGGCGACGCCCGACGCGCGCTGACCGCGCTGGAGGTCGCTGCCGAAGCCGTCGCGACGGGTGGCGAGCTGACGGTGGCGGCCGTCGAGCAATCGCTGGACCAAGCCGCCGTCCGCTACGACCGCGACGGCGATCAGCACTACGACGTCATCAGCGCGTTCATCAAGTCGGTGCGCGGCTCCGACGTCGACGCGGCGCTGCACTATCTGGCCCGCATGCTCGTCGCGGGGGAGGATCCGCGGTTCGTCGCGCGCCGGCTGATGATTCTGGCCAGCGAGGACATCGGCATGGCGGACCCGACGGCGCTGCAGATCGCGGTCGCCGCCGCGCAGACGGTCGCGCTGATCGGCATGCCAGAGGCGCAACTGACGTTGGCGCACGCCACCATTCACCTGGCCACCGCGCCGAAGTCGAACGCGGTGACCACCGCATTGGCCGCGGCGATGAACGACATCAAGGCGGGCAAGGCGGGTCTGGTGCCGGCCCAGCTGCGCGATGGCCACTACTCGGGCGCGGCCGCACTTGGCCACGCGCAGGGCTACAAATACGCCCACGACCACCCGGATGGCGTTGTCGCGCAACAATATCCGCCGGACGAGCTGGTGGGCGTCGACTACTACCGGCCCACCGGACGCGGTGTCGAACGCGGGATCACCGGACGGCTGGAGCGGCTGCGCGCGATCATCCGCGGCAGACGCGGTTAG
- a CDS encoding secondary thiamine-phosphate synthase enzyme YjbQ, with amino-acid sequence MLEVDTSGRRIVDLTDAVRRFCFSCGDGLCNVFVPHATAGVAIIETGAGSDDDLVDTLERLLPRDERYRHAHGSAGHGADHVLPAIVSPSVTVPVASGEPQLGTWQSVVLVDLNRDNPQRSVRLSFLEG; translated from the coding sequence GTGCTCGAGGTGGACACCAGCGGCCGTCGCATCGTGGATCTGACCGACGCGGTGCGCAGGTTTTGCTTCTCCTGTGGGGACGGCCTGTGCAACGTGTTCGTCCCCCACGCGACAGCCGGGGTCGCGATCATCGAAACCGGCGCCGGTTCCGACGACGATCTGGTCGACACGCTGGAACGGCTGTTGCCGCGCGACGAGCGCTACCGGCACGCACACGGCTCCGCCGGCCACGGCGCCGACCACGTGTTGCCGGCGATCGTCTCGCCATCGGTGACGGTGCCGGTCGCGTCGGGCGAGCCGCAGCTGGGAACCTGGCAAAGCGTCGTATTGGTCGACCTCAACCGGGACAACCCCCAGCGGTCGGTGCGGTTGAGCTTTTTGGAGGGTTAG
- the alaS gene encoding alanine--tRNA ligase, with protein sequence MQTHEIRKRFLDHFVKAGHTEVPSASVILDDPNLLFVNAGMVQFVPFFLGARTPPYPTATSIQKCIRTPDIDEVGITTRHNTFFQMAGNFSFGDYFKREAIALAWDLLTNSVSEGGYGLDPEKLWATVYLDDDEAAGLWREIANLPPERIQRRGMADNYWSMGIPGPCGPSSEIYYDRGPEFGVEGGPIVNEDRYVEIWNLVFMQNERGEGTSKEDFEILGPLPRKNIDTGMGIERVAFILQRVHNVYETDLLRPVIDTVAGRAPRAYDTGNHEDDVRYRIIADHSRTAAILIGDGVSPGNDGRGYVLRRLLRRVIRSAKLLGIDTPIVGDLMTTVRDAMGPSYPELVTDFDRIRRIAVAEETAFNRTLTSGSKLFDEVAATTKAAGATVVSGSDAFTLHDTYGFPIELTLEMASEAGLQVDEGGFRELMAEQRSRAKADAAARKHAHADLTAYRELVDAGPTEFTGFDELSSEARILGIFVDGKRVPVVSHADGVGADRVELILDRTPLYAESGGQIADVGTISGTGAGESARAAVTDVQKIAKTLFAHRVNVESGEFVEGDSVVAAVDPGWRKGATQGHSGTHMVHAALRQVLGPNAVQAGSLNRPGYLRFDFNWQGPLSDEQRTQVEEVTNEAVQADFEVHTFLEELEKAKAMGAMAMFGEAYPDEVRVVEIGGPFSLELCGGTHVHNSAQIGPVTILGESSVGSGVRRVEAYVGLDSFRHLAKERALMAGLASSLKVPSEEVPARVANLVERLKAAEKELERARLASAGAAAVNAAAGSERIGNVRVVAQRMSSGMTAADLRTLVVDIKGKLGSDPAVVALITVLPGDEGATVPYAVAANPAAQDLGIRANDLVKRLATAVDGRGGGKPDLAQGSGKDPTGVDAALEAVRSEIAAIARVG encoded by the coding sequence GTGCAGACACACGAGATCAGGAAAAGGTTTCTTGATCATTTCGTGAAGGCAGGTCACACCGAGGTGCCGAGCGCGTCGGTGATCCTCGACGACCCCAACCTGCTGTTCGTCAACGCCGGCATGGTCCAGTTCGTCCCGTTCTTCCTGGGCGCGCGCACGCCGCCCTACCCGACGGCCACCAGCATCCAGAAGTGCATCCGCACCCCGGATATCGACGAGGTGGGCATCACCACCCGGCATAACACCTTCTTCCAGATGGCCGGCAATTTCTCGTTCGGCGACTACTTCAAGCGCGAGGCCATCGCGCTGGCGTGGGACTTGCTGACCAACAGCGTCTCCGAAGGTGGCTACGGCCTGGACCCGGAAAAGCTTTGGGCGACGGTCTATCTCGACGACGACGAGGCCGCCGGCCTCTGGCGGGAGATCGCCAACCTGCCACCCGAGCGGATCCAGCGCCGCGGCATGGCCGACAACTATTGGTCGATGGGCATCCCCGGTCCCTGCGGGCCGTCGTCGGAGATCTACTACGACCGCGGGCCGGAGTTCGGCGTCGAGGGCGGTCCGATCGTCAACGAGGACCGCTACGTCGAAATCTGGAACCTCGTGTTCATGCAGAACGAGCGCGGCGAGGGAACCAGCAAGGAAGACTTCGAAATCCTGGGGCCGTTGCCGCGCAAGAACATCGACACCGGCATGGGCATCGAGCGCGTCGCCTTCATCCTGCAGCGCGTGCACAACGTCTACGAGACCGACCTGCTGCGCCCCGTCATCGACACCGTGGCCGGCCGCGCACCCCGGGCCTATGACACCGGCAACCACGAAGACGACGTGCGCTACCGCATCATCGCCGACCACAGCCGCACCGCCGCGATCCTGATCGGCGACGGCGTGAGCCCGGGCAACGACGGTCGCGGTTACGTGCTGCGCAGGCTGCTGCGCCGGGTGATCCGCTCGGCCAAGCTGTTGGGCATCGACACCCCGATCGTCGGCGACCTGATGACCACCGTGCGCGACGCGATGGGCCCGTCCTATCCCGAACTCGTCACCGATTTCGACCGGATCCGCCGTATCGCCGTCGCCGAGGAGACCGCGTTCAACCGCACGCTGACGTCGGGCTCGAAGTTGTTCGACGAGGTCGCAGCCACCACCAAAGCGGCTGGCGCCACAGTGGTTTCCGGCTCGGACGCATTCACCCTGCACGACACCTACGGCTTTCCGATCGAGCTCACTCTCGAGATGGCTTCCGAGGCCGGCCTGCAGGTCGACGAGGGCGGCTTTCGCGAACTCATGGCCGAACAACGCAGCCGCGCCAAGGCCGATGCCGCCGCACGCAAACACGCGCACGCCGACCTGACCGCCTACCGCGAGCTGGTCGACGCTGGCCCGACCGAGTTCACCGGCTTCGACGAATTGAGCTCCGAGGCAAGGATTCTGGGCATCTTCGTCGACGGCAAGCGGGTTCCGGTGGTATCGCACGCCGACGGCGTCGGCGCCGATCGCGTGGAGCTGATTCTGGACCGCACGCCGCTCTACGCCGAGTCGGGTGGGCAGATCGCCGACGTCGGCACGATCAGCGGGACGGGTGCCGGTGAGAGCGCACGTGCCGCGGTGACCGACGTTCAAAAGATCGCCAAAACCTTGTTCGCGCATCGGGTTAACGTCGAGTCTGGCGAATTCGTGGAGGGTGACAGCGTCGTCGCGGCCGTGGACCCCGGCTGGCGCAAGGGTGCCACCCAAGGTCACTCGGGCACCCACATGGTGCATGCCGCGCTGCGACAGGTACTGGGGCCCAACGCTGTTCAAGCCGGATCACTGAATCGTCCGGGCTATCTGCGCTTCGACTTCAACTGGCAGGGGCCGCTGTCCGACGAGCAGCGTACTCAGGTCGAGGAAGTGACCAACGAGGCCGTGCAGGCCGACTTCGAAGTGCACACGTTCCTCGAGGAACTGGAGAAGGCCAAGGCGATGGGTGCGATGGCCATGTTCGGCGAGGCCTATCCCGACGAAGTGCGGGTGGTGGAGATCGGCGGCCCGTTCTCGCTGGAGCTGTGCGGCGGAACCCATGTACACAATTCGGCGCAGATCGGTCCGGTGACGATCCTGGGTGAATCCTCGGTCGGTTCCGGGGTGCGCCGGGTGGAGGCCTACGTCGGGCTGGACTCGTTCCGGCACCTGGCCAAGGAGCGGGCGCTGATGGCGGGGCTGGCGTCATCGCTGAAGGTGCCGTCGGAAGAAGTGCCCGCCCGGGTCGCCAATCTGGTCGAGCGGCTCAAGGCCGCCGAGAAGGAGCTCGAACGCGCGCGGCTGGCCAGCGCGGGGGCCGCCGCGGTGAACGCCGCGGCCGGCTCGGAGCGGATCGGTAACGTCCGTGTGGTGGCGCAGCGGATGTCGAGCGGGATGACCGCGGCCGATCTGCGTACGCTCGTCGTCGACATCAAGGGCAAGCTCGGCAGCGACCCCGCGGTGGTCGCGCTGATCACTGTCCTTCCGGGGGACGAGGGCGCAACGGTGCCATACGCCGTCGCCGCCAATCCGGCCGCCCAAGACCTCGGGATCCGGGCCAATGACCTGGTGAAACGGCTCGCCACGGCCGTCGACGGCCGCGGCGGCGGCAAACCCGACCTGGCGCAGGGCTCGGGCAAGGACCCGACCGGCGTCGACGCGGCGCTGGAGGCGGTCCGCTCCGAGATCGCCGCGATAGCGCGGGTCGGTTGA
- the ruvX gene encoding Holliday junction resolvase RuvX yields MELAEHRVPDRPGDPNQDNPGRGRRPGRSLGIDVGSVRIGVAASDPDGILATPVETVRRDRSGKHVRRLAQLVAELDAVEVIVGLPRTLADRTGPSALDAIEVAEALARRVTPTPVRFADERLTTVSAQRALRAAGVRSKEQRAVIDQAAAVAILQSWLDERRATLARPAAGDVIDGG; encoded by the coding sequence GTGGAATTGGCAGAGCATCGCGTGCCCGACCGGCCCGGCGACCCTAATCAGGACAATCCGGGTCGGGGCCGCCGACCCGGGAGAAGCCTCGGTATCGACGTGGGCAGTGTGCGCATCGGCGTAGCCGCCAGCGACCCCGACGGCATCCTGGCCACGCCGGTGGAAACGGTGCGCCGGGACCGGTCCGGCAAACACGTGCGACGGCTGGCCCAGCTCGTCGCCGAACTGGACGCGGTCGAGGTGATCGTCGGATTGCCCCGGACGCTGGCCGACCGCACCGGCCCGTCGGCGCTCGATGCGATCGAAGTGGCCGAGGCGCTGGCCCGGCGGGTGACGCCCACGCCGGTGCGGTTCGCCGACGAACGACTGACCACCGTCAGCGCGCAGCGGGCACTGCGCGCGGCGGGAGTGCGATCCAAGGAGCAGCGCGCGGTGATCGACCAGGCGGCAGCCGTGGCGATCCTGCAAAGCTGGCTCGACGAGCGCCGGGCCACGCTGGCGCGGCCTGCGGCGGGGGATGTCATCGATGGTGGATAG